The Caldicellulosiruptor obsidiansis OB47 genome segment TACTTTTTTGTTTTAACAACATCAGTTAATTTAAGTTTTTACTTTGAGACACTCTTATTTTGTTAAAATCCACTTTAAATACGTTCATTATCACATTTTGAATCTGAATTAGATCTCTTTTTTCAAGTTTCTTTTGTACCACAACATATATTGTATCATCTGTGTAAAATACTGCACACTCTCCCAAACCCTTAGAACTCAAAACATTTTCGCATGTCATTTCCTTGTTGCTGATATCAATAATTTTAGCTATCTTATCATCAATCTTTTTCTGAATATTTGTATCAGTTTGCTCATCTAAAAGAGACTTTAAAAGATTTATCTCTTTAGAACGTTCTATTTCTCTTTTTAG includes the following:
- a CDS encoding SpoIIIAH-like family protein — translated: MNKKIFVKVYSKRQLMIISLVILLIVAGIINSRMELGNKKKINPSVIEVSNPTVHKSENNAEEGTIDEMKLKREIERSKEINLLKSLLDEQTDTNIQKKIDDKIAKIIDISNKEMTCENVLSSKGLGECAVFYTDDTIYVVVQKKLEKRDLIQIQNVIMNVFKVDFNKIRVSQSKNLN